From the Mycobacterium sp. 155 genome, the window TCACCTGCCGCGACGCCGACGTGCTACCGGCACCCCGACCGTCAGACCTACGTACGGTGCACGCGTTGCCAGCGTCACATCTGCCCGGAATGCATGCGCTCGGCCGCCGTCGGCCACCAGTGCGTGGACTGTGTCAACGAAGGGGCCAAGTCCGTGCGCGCACCGCGCACCCAGTTCGGTGGAACGGTGCGCACCGGGACTCCCGTGGTCACCTACGGGCTTATCGCCGTCAACGTGCTGATGTTCGTGCTGCAGCTCACGTCGAAGAATCTCCAGAGTGAACTGACGCTGTGGGCGCCGGGCGTCGCCATCCACGACCAGTACTACCGGCTGGTCACCTCGGCCTTCCTGCACTATGGAGCAGCGCATCTGCTGTTCAATATGTGGGCGCTCTACGTGGTCGGCCCTCCGCTGGAGGCGTGGCTCGGCAGGCTGCGCTTCGGTGCGCTCTACGCGCTCAGCGGACTGGGCGGGTCGGTGCTCGTGTATCTGCTGTCCCCGCTGGGGTCCGCGACCGCGGGTGCGTCGGGTGCGATCTTCGGGCTGTTCGGTGCGATCTTTGTGGTGGCCAGGCGGCTGCGGCTCGACGTGCGCTGGGTAGCGGCGGTCATCGTCATCAACCTCGTGTTCACGTTTGTCGGCCCAGCGCTGGGGACCGGTTCAATCAGCTGGCAAGGCCACGTCGGCGGTCTGGTCACCGGCGCCGCGGTGGCCGCAGCCTACGTGCATGCTCCGCAGCAGCACCGCAACGCGATTCAGGCCGGTGTTTCGGTGGCCATCTTGGTGCTGTTCGTCGCGCTGATCGCGGTGCGCACCAACCAGCTGCTGGCATCTTTCGGGCTGGCCTGAGTCCTACTCAGATGGCCGCGCCCGGATTGAGGATGTTGTCAGGGTCCAGGGCTTGCTTGATGCGGTGGTTGAGTGCCATCGCGTCAGGTCCGATCTGACCGGCCAGCCACGGCTGCTTGAGCCGGCCGACACCGTGTTCGCCGGTGATGGTGCCGCCCAATCCGACTGCGAGATCCATGATCTCGCCGAACGCCAGCTCGGCCCGACGCGTCATGTCGGGATCGGCGGGGTCGAACACGATCAGCGGGTGGGTGTTGCCATCTCCGGCGTGCGCGATCACCGAGATCAGCAGATCACGCCGCTCGGCAATTTTCGCCACCCCGCCCACCAGTTCGGCCAACGCGGGCAGCGGCACCCCGACGTCCTCGAGCAGCAGTGAGCCTTTGGCTTCGATGGCCGGGATGGCGAACCGGCGGGCCGCCACGAACGCCTCGCCCTCGTCGGGATCGGACGTCGAAAAGACCTCGGTGGCACCGCATCCGGTGAACACCTCGGCCATGAACGCTACGTCGTCGGCGCCCGCGGCACCCCGGTCGTCGGAGGCGGCCACCATCATGGCCGCCGCCGTACGGTCCAGGCCCATCTTCAGCTTGTCCTCGACGGCGTTGATGGCCGCCGAATCCATGAACTCCAGCATCGCCGGCCGGATCTTGCCGGTGATCTTCACGACCGAATTTGTGGCGGCCGCCACCGAGTCGAAGGTGGCCACCACCGTGCACGGCGAGTGTTGCGGCGGCAGCAACCGCAGCGTCACCTCGGTGACCACCCCGAGCGTGCCCTCGCTGCCCACGAACAGCTTCGTCAGGCTTAGGCCCGCAACGTCTTTCAGCCGCGGCCCGCCGAGTCGCACCGCGGTGCCGTCGGCCAGGACCACCTGCAGGCCCAGCACGTAGTCGGTGGTGACGCCGTACTTGACGCAACACAGCCCGCCGGCGTTGGTGGCGACATTGCCGCCGATGCTGCAGATCTCGAACGACGACGGATCTGGCGGGTACCACAACCCATGTGCCGCAACGGCTTTCTTCACCTCGGCGTTGAGCAGGCCCGGCTGCGCCACCGCCGTCCGGGTGGCCGTGTCGACGGTGATGTCGCGCATCTTCTCGGTCGACAAGACGATGCCGCCGTCCAGCGCGGTCGCCCCGCCCGACAGGCCGGTGCCCGCACCGCGCGGCACCACCGCCACCTTGTGTGCGGTGGCCCACCGCAGCACC encodes:
- a CDS encoding FAD-binding oxidoreductase produces the protein MLSELIAALPAGVVVTDPDILASYRQDRAADPRAGTPLAVVRPTRTEEVQQVLRWATAHKVAVVPRGAGTGLSGGATALDGGIVLSTEKMRDITVDTATRTAVAQPGLLNAEVKKAVAAHGLWYPPDPSSFEICSIGGNVATNAGGLCCVKYGVTTDYVLGLQVVLADGTAVRLGGPRLKDVAGLSLTKLFVGSEGTLGVVTEVTLRLLPPQHSPCTVVATFDSVAAATNSVVKITGKIRPAMLEFMDSAAINAVEDKLKMGLDRTAAAMMVAASDDRGAAGADDVAFMAEVFTGCGATEVFSTSDPDEGEAFVAARRFAIPAIEAKGSLLLEDVGVPLPALAELVGGVAKIAERRDLLISVIAHAGDGNTHPLIVFDPADPDMTRRAELAFGEIMDLAVGLGGTITGEHGVGRLKQPWLAGQIGPDAMALNHRIKQALDPDNILNPGAAI
- a CDS encoding rhomboid family intramembrane serine protease, with translation MSIPDTPQSPAATPTCYRHPDRQTYVRCTRCQRHICPECMRSAAVGHQCVDCVNEGAKSVRAPRTQFGGTVRTGTPVVTYGLIAVNVLMFVLQLTSKNLQSELTLWAPGVAIHDQYYRLVTSAFLHYGAAHLLFNMWALYVVGPPLEAWLGRLRFGALYALSGLGGSVLVYLLSPLGSATAGASGAIFGLFGAIFVVARRLRLDVRWVAAVIVINLVFTFVGPALGTGSISWQGHVGGLVTGAAVAAAYVHAPQQHRNAIQAGVSVAILVLFVALIAVRTNQLLASFGLA